One Lachnospiraceae bacterium C1.1 genomic region harbors:
- a CDS encoding SDR family NAD(P)-dependent oxidoreductase gives MSYEQKTAFITGASRGIGNSIARHLANEGYDLYLLSRKDVNDLSSLPGKHYAGDVGDYKFIETIISEMPRVDVVINNAGISKIGLLQDLNPEDWDEIIRTNLTSLYNVCHAAIPKMLKNHSGRIINISSVWGVVGSSTEVAYSASKGGINAFTRALAKELAPSNIQVNAIACGVIDTDMNKCFSEEERNALIDEIPACRMGTPGDVAELVSLLVNTSNYLTGQIINLDGGWI, from the coding sequence ATGAGTTATGAACAAAAAACAGCATTTATTACAGGCGCTTCCAGAGGTATCGGAAATTCAATCGCAAGACACTTAGCCAACGAAGGTTATGATCTCTATTTACTTTCGAGAAAAGATGTAAATGATCTATCGTCACTTCCCGGAAAGCATTATGCCGGAGATGTAGGAGATTACAAATTTATAGAAACTATTATCTCGGAAATGCCAAGAGTTGATGTAGTTATAAATAATGCCGGAATTTCAAAAATCGGCCTTCTTCAGGATCTTAATCCCGAAGACTGGGATGAGATCATAAGAACAAATCTTACATCCCTTTATAATGTATGTCACGCAGCCATCCCGAAAATGCTTAAGAATCATTCAGGACGTATCATCAATATTTCCTCTGTCTGGGGTGTTGTCGGTTCTTCAACAGAGGTTGCCTATTCTGCCTCAAAAGGTGGAATAAATGCTTTCACGCGAGCCCTTGCAAAGGAGCTTGCTCCAAGTAACATTCAGGTAAACGCCATTGCCTGCGGTGTTATAGATACCGACATGAACAAATGCTTCAGTGAGGAAGAACGCAATGCCCTTATAGATGAGATCCCGGCCTGTCGCATGGGAACTCCCGGTGATGTTGCCGAGCTGGTATCATTACTCGTAAATACCAGCAATTATCTTACCGGACAGATCATAAACTTAGATGGAGGCTGGATCTAA
- a CDS encoding SDR family oxidoreductase: MSYTDVKFDDNSLFLVTGGAGFIGSNLVEALLRMGYKVRCLDNLSTGKQSNVDMFLDNPNYSFIKGDITDLDTCMEACKGVDYVMNEAAWGSVPRSIEMPLFYEEVNIRGTLNMMEAARQNKVKKFVYASSSSVYGDHPVLPKTEGQEGNLLSPYALTKRVDEEYGKLYYKLYGLDTYGLRYFNVFGRRQDPEGAYAAVIPKFIKQLMNGETPTINGDGKQSRDFTYIENVIEANLKACLAPHEAGGEAFNVAYGGREYLIDIYYLLTKALGKDIEPNFGPDRPGDIKHSNADISKAKKLLNYDPEYSFERGIKEAIDWYKENL; this comes from the coding sequence ATGTCATACACTGATGTTAAATTTGATGATAATTCTTTGTTTTTAGTTACCGGAGGAGCCGGATTTATAGGATCTAACCTTGTAGAGGCTCTTCTTAGAATGGGATATAAGGTAAGATGTCTTGATAATCTTTCAACCGGTAAGCAGTCAAATGTTGACATGTTTTTGGATAATCCAAATTACAGTTTTATCAAGGGGGATATAACGGATCTTGATACCTGCATGGAGGCCTGCAAGGGCGTTGATTATGTCATGAATGAAGCTGCATGGGGAAGCGTTCCCAGAAGTATTGAGATGCCGCTTTTTTATGAAGAAGTCAATATAAGAGGCACATTAAATATGATGGAGGCTGCAAGACAGAACAAGGTAAAGAAGTTTGTGTATGCTTCCAGCTCGTCCGTTTACGGAGATCATCCGGTACTTCCAAAGACAGAAGGACAGGAAGGAAATCTCCTTTCACCCTATGCACTGACAAAGAGAGTGGATGAGGAATACGGAAAGCTTTATTACAAACTTTACGGACTTGATACATACGGACTGAGATACTTTAATGTTTTTGGACGCCGTCAGGATCCGGAGGGAGCGTATGCGGCAGTTATTCCGAAATTTATAAAGCAGCTTATGAATGGTGAGACTCCTACTATTAACGGTGACGGCAAACAGAGCAGAGATTTTACATATATAGAAAATGTTATAGAGGCAAATCTTAAAGCCTGTCTTGCACCGCACGAGGCCGGCGGAGAGGCTTTTAATGTCGCTTACGGCGGAAGAGAATATCTTATTGATATTTACTATCTTCTTACAAAGGCACTCGGAAAAGATATAGAACCTAATTTCGGACCGGACAGACCGGGAGATATCAAGCACAGCAATGCCGATATTTCCAAGGCGAAGAAACTCTTAAATTACGACCCGGAATATAGTTTTGAACGTGGAATCAAAGAGGCAATAGACTGGTATAAGGAAAATCTTTAA
- a CDS encoding acylneuraminate cytidylyltransferase family protein, with amino-acid sequence MEILAIVPARGGSKGIPHKNMTDLAGKPLMGYTFEAAKQSRLITKTILSTDDEEFADYARKEGIEVRMRPAELASDTAVMKDVINYHLDELEKEGYKSDAFILLQPTSPLRTARHIDEALEAMISNEKADATVSVIDLPHEYLPMKLMKLEDDGMLSFYQADGEKYTTRQALPHLYARNGAAVYAVYTDVYRKTGSLYGNNCIPYIMKAEDSVDIDEPFDLFIAEAILRKRKEA; translated from the coding sequence ATGGAAATACTTGCGATAGTACCGGCAAGGGGCGGGTCAAAGGGGATACCCCACAAAAACATGACAGATCTTGCAGGAAAGCCGTTAATGGGATACACTTTTGAAGCTGCAAAGCAGAGCAGACTGATCACCAAAACCATACTTTCCACTGATGATGAAGAATTTGCAGACTATGCAAGAAAAGAGGGAATAGAGGTCAGAATGAGACCTGCAGAGCTGGCATCTGACACAGCAGTTATGAAGGATGTTATAAATTATCATCTCGATGAGCTGGAAAAAGAAGGATATAAAAGCGATGCGTTTATTCTACTGCAGCCTACTTCACCACTTAGAACAGCCAGGCATATAGATGAAGCACTCGAAGCAATGATATCAAATGAAAAGGCTGATGCAACAGTAAGTGTTATTGATCTTCCGCATGAATATCTTCCAATGAAGCTTATGAAATTGGAAGATGACGGAATGCTGAGTTTTTATCAGGCGGATGGAGAAAAATATACTACCCGTCAGGCTCTTCCTCATCTTTATGCAAGAAATGGGGCAGCCGTTTATGCTGTATATACCGATGTTTATCGTAAGACGGGAAGTCTTTATGGAAATAACTGCATCCCTTATATTATGAAGGCTGAGGATTCAGTTGATATAGACGAACCCTTTGATCTGTTTATAGCAGAAGCAATACTTAGGAAAAGAAAAGAGGCTTGA
- a CDS encoding CotH kinase family protein has protein sequence MDNLRRALRRNTVKISLAAVFIFLLFLIIGIRLNEPAESIKINEVCSSNLASLHDDKGEHPDWIELYNSSDEEMDLSGWFLSDSEHHLDKWTFPEGTSISANGFLLVYADNTPEAEPDTDESLSLTNFIMTGRAIATESNGLHTNFSLSASGENLYLSDNKKFLLDSVEVPELRYDTVWAREEDGKGTFSRRTPTPGETNALSEALVLPSLSKPVFSAESGFYDEDFKLEISADEGETIRYTLDGSIPNENSYIYTDPIEITDVSKKENIYSSLWQVSVELLSYVNFRYKIPERPVDKCNIIRAAAFGENGEISDVSTAVYFVGFDKKKTYDGIGVISVISDPDGIFGYENGNFVMGKIGVESFREKLSESENAVKYLEEHPETPTDGTVSVCGIKMHEYLNYNYIQKGTEWEREAQVTAFDEDHDLEFDGLCGLRVKGHRTRNFAKKSFNLYARDIYGVKNFNGLGDIDEGYSRTVLFSGGNDMYTFVKDELATELAQGLDFATPEYTKPYYLFIDGEFWGIYRVGDKLGSEWLSDLYGPDKDNIAVVKNSLLADGGEAGDKVWGELQNFVWHADFTVDSDYEKINNMLDMDSLIDYFAFRIFIDEGMDWPNTNTALWRMIEDDDKNEETDTRWRWINFDNNANFDYSAVSTNTLNKARYGTRSYSRDELFAKLMENEDFRERFYKRFLEISDENFDPDKTIPKLDALAEEVRPYVENEYGRFFADDMTVEDFDELIERMRMFLRERAEYIKECVKEECGG, from the coding sequence ATGGATAATTTGAGGAGAGCATTAAGAAGAAATACAGTAAAAATTTCATTAGCTGCAGTATTTATCTTTCTGCTTTTTCTCATTATCGGGATAAGGCTTAATGAACCGGCTGAAAGCATAAAAATAAATGAAGTCTGCAGCTCAAATCTTGCATCACTGCATGATGACAAGGGCGAGCATCCGGACTGGATCGAACTCTATAATTCATCAGATGAAGAAATGGACCTTTCCGGATGGTTTCTGTCTGATTCCGAGCATCACCTTGATAAATGGACTTTTCCGGAGGGAACAAGTATTTCTGCAAATGGATTTCTGCTGGTGTATGCAGATAACACTCCTGAGGCAGAGCCGGATACGGATGAAAGTCTGAGTCTTACAAATTTTATTATGACCGGAAGAGCAATAGCGACGGAAAGCAATGGACTTCATACAAACTTCTCTTTATCGGCATCCGGGGAAAACCTTTATTTATCGGATAATAAAAAATTCCTGTTGGATTCGGTTGAGGTGCCTGAGTTAAGATATGATACCGTATGGGCAAGGGAAGAGGATGGAAAAGGAACTTTTTCGAGACGTACACCAACTCCCGGAGAAACAAATGCCCTATCGGAAGCACTTGTATTGCCGAGTCTTTCAAAACCGGTATTTTCTGCGGAAAGCGGTTTTTATGATGAGGACTTTAAGCTCGAGATATCAGCAGATGAAGGTGAGACGATAAGGTATACTTTGGATGGTTCGATTCCGAATGAAAACTCTTACATATATACAGATCCTATAGAAATAACGGATGTCAGCAAAAAAGAAAATATTTATTCATCATTATGGCAGGTTTCCGTAGAATTGCTGAGTTATGTGAATTTTCGATATAAGATACCTGAAAGGCCTGTAGATAAATGTAATATTATCAGGGCGGCGGCATTTGGCGAAAATGGTGAGATATCGGATGTTTCAACGGCAGTATATTTTGTCGGATTTGATAAGAAAAAGACTTATGATGGCATTGGCGTTATTTCAGTGATCTCCGATCCGGATGGTATTTTCGGATATGAGAACGGAAATTTTGTCATGGGAAAGATAGGTGTGGAAAGCTTCAGGGAGAAGCTCTCTGAAAGTGAAAACGCTGTTAAATATCTCGAAGAGCATCCGGAAACGCCTACAGACGGTACAGTCAGTGTTTGTGGAATAAAAATGCATGAGTACCTGAATTATAATTATATCCAAAAGGGTACTGAATGGGAGAGAGAAGCCCAGGTCACAGCTTTTGATGAAGATCATGATCTTGAATTTGATGGATTATGCGGGCTTAGGGTAAAAGGCCATAGGACGAGAAATTTTGCAAAGAAGAGCTTTAATCTTTATGCAAGAGATATATACGGAGTTAAAAATTTTAACGGACTTGGAGACATAGATGAGGGATACAGCCGGACTGTTCTTTTCTCCGGTGGAAATGATATGTATACCTTTGTTAAGGATGAACTTGCAACAGAGCTGGCTCAGGGACTTGATTTTGCAACTCCCGAATATACAAAACCCTATTACCTTTTCATTGACGGTGAATTCTGGGGAATTTACAGGGTTGGAGATAAACTTGGAAGTGAGTGGCTTTCTGATCTTTATGGACCGGACAAAGACAATATAGCTGTAGTTAAGAACAGCCTTCTTGCAGACGGAGGTGAAGCCGGAGACAAGGTTTGGGGTGAACTCCAGAATTTCGTATGGCATGCGGACTTTACTGTGGATTCTGATTATGAGAAGATAAATAATATGCTGGATATGGATAGTCTGATCGATTATTTTGCATTCAGGATCTTCATTGATGAAGGAATGGACTGGCCAAATACGAATACAGCTCTCTGGCGGATGATAGAAGATGATGATAAAAATGAAGAAACAGACACCCGCTGGCGTTGGATCAATTTTGATAATAATGCAAATTTTGACTATTCAGCAGTAAGTACGAATACTTTGAACAAGGCAAGATACGGAACCCGAAGCTACAGCAGGGATGAGCTTTTTGCAAAGCTTATGGAAAATGAGGATTTCAGAGAGAGATTTTATAAAAGATTCCTGGAAATATCTGATGAGAACTTTGATCCTGATAAAACCATACCAAAGCTTGATGCACTGGCAGAGGAAGTACGTCCATATGTGGAAAACGAATATGGCAGATTTTTTGCAGATGATATGACAGTAGAGGATTTTGATGAACTGATAGAGAGAATGCGGATGTTCTTGAGAGAACGTGCGGAATACATAAAAGAATGTGTTAAAGAAGAATGTGGAGGCTGA
- a CDS encoding CotH kinase family protein encodes MPDKKNLLIIVSVILILILSTAYSFNSALKNMADLSADEETVKEANVSSDDLYWDISSDLIATRTPSSNTAMSSIYCLVNKETNPEKIYISAIQGSENIYYYFFLPAFGDFSETRLMFGNYSTDISHITITDINGNAVDIHNGDTISFAADASMYTAEFYDNNNEIFDSGLLFFKKANGNSSIFIDTTSGSMDNVHSDKSVKESGKISIFNESGHSELSSKLDYIKGHGNSTWKRWKKPYQIKLSSAADILGMGSADKWILQSNVYDASAIRNSLVFSLAEKVGLKYTPEQRRCELYLNGRYAGLYQISEKVEISEERVNIKDLDSANKEVNSYSSPVNNPGDISGGYLLEHDFAERLTSGESYFRTEGEDGYVICSPKYTTDDESEYISNIFQQVEDAVWSGDENLSKLIDMKSFADKYILDELVMNDDAGITSAYYYKDSDINSSLLYAGPVWDYDHCLGKHANRLIGYPDTLNFWTGNYRNSTKLFFGLYTCHPEFLELIKSEWTDNFLPAINEMLESGIAELSAEVALDNGMNEILINESADTVSTDTETVSSLLSYRRDVLSKVWQYDAPLHIVYFYEEDGRDATEVGVPDGNEIGWLPWGNEEENTDNANDELEDEGSTDDDAETGDDEEEFEGWYDMDTGEAVTQHTIVTRDMRVKEKTDD; translated from the coding sequence ATGCCCGATAAGAAAAATTTACTCATAATAGTTTCAGTTATTCTAATATTAATACTTAGTACAGCCTACAGTTTTAACAGTGCCTTAAAAAATATGGCTGATCTTTCCGCTGATGAAGAAACAGTCAAAGAGGCCAACGTTTCATCAGATGATCTTTACTGGGATATTTCATCCGACCTCATTGCAACACGTACTCCCTCATCAAATACAGCGATGAGCAGTATATACTGCCTGGTAAATAAAGAAACAAATCCCGAAAAAATTTATATATCTGCAATCCAGGGATCAGAAAATATCTATTATTATTTCTTTCTTCCCGCTTTTGGAGATTTTTCCGAAACCAGACTTATGTTCGGAAATTACAGTACGGATATAAGTCATATAACTATTACCGATATAAACGGAAATGCAGTTGACATTCATAATGGTGACACTATCTCCTTTGCAGCTGATGCCTCAATGTATACAGCAGAGTTCTATGATAATAACAACGAGATCTTTGACAGCGGTCTTCTTTTCTTTAAGAAAGCAAATGGAAACTCTTCTATATTTATAGACACAACAAGCGGTTCAATGGATAATGTCCATTCTGATAAATCCGTCAAGGAAAGCGGTAAGATCAGCATATTTAATGAAAGCGGTCATTCAGAGCTTTCATCTAAGCTTGATTATATTAAGGGTCACGGAAATTCCACCTGGAAAAGATGGAAGAAGCCCTATCAGATAAAGCTTAGTTCTGCAGCCGATATACTCGGAATGGGATCTGCTGATAAATGGATACTCCAAAGTAATGTCTATGACGCTTCCGCAATCCGCAATTCCCTTGTTTTCTCCCTTGCAGAAAAGGTCGGCCTCAAGTACACGCCTGAACAGAGACGCTGTGAACTCTATCTGAACGGAAGATATGCCGGTCTTTATCAGATTTCCGAAAAAGTTGAGATCTCAGAGGAACGTGTCAATATTAAAGACCTGGATTCAGCCAACAAAGAAGTTAATTCTTATTCAAGTCCGGTCAACAATCCCGGTGATATCAGCGGCGGTTACCTTTTAGAGCATGATTTTGCTGAAAGACTCACCTCCGGAGAAAGCTATTTCAGAACTGAGGGTGAAGACGGTTACGTTATCTGCAGCCCGAAATATACTACAGATGATGAAAGCGAATATATTTCAAATATATTCCAACAGGTAGAAGATGCTGTATGGAGTGGTGATGAAAACCTTTCCAAGCTCATCGATATGAAAAGCTTTGCTGATAAATATATCTTAGACGAACTTGTCATGAACGATGATGCCGGAATTACGAGTGCTTACTATTATAAAGATTCCGATATAAACAGCAGCCTGCTCTATGCAGGACCGGTTTGGGACTACGATCACTGTCTCGGCAAACATGCTAATCGCCTGATTGGTTATCCGGATACATTAAATTTCTGGACAGGAAATTACCGCAACTCAACAAAGCTCTTCTTCGGACTATACACATGTCATCCCGAATTCCTTGAGCTTATCAAGTCAGAATGGACGGATAATTTTCTTCCGGCTATAAATGAGATGCTGGAAAGCGGTATTGCAGAGCTTTCAGCAGAGGTTGCCCTTGATAACGGAATGAATGAGATACTTATAAACGAAAGTGCTGACACTGTATCAACCGATACAGAAACCGTAAGCTCACTTTTATCCTACAGACGTGATGTCTTAAGCAAGGTATGGCAATATGATGCACCTCTTCATATCGTATATTTCTACGAAGAGGACGGACGTGATGCCACAGAGGTCGGAGTTCCCGACGGTAATGAGATCGGCTGGCTTCCCTGGGGCAATGAGGAGGAAAACACTGACAACGCCAATGATGAGCTTGAAGATGAGGGTTCCACTGACGACGATGCCGAAACCGGTGATGACGAAGAGGAATTCGAGGGCTGGTACGACATGGATACCGGCGAAGCTGTAACCCAGCATACGATAGTAACCAGAGATATGAGAGTAAAGGAAAAAACTGACGACTGA